Proteins found in one Lutimonas zeaxanthinifaciens genomic segment:
- a CDS encoding DUF6090 family protein — MADDNRPIKYARYAIGEIILVVIGILIALQINTWNADKEARKLEFLTLAELKKNIETDLESMDLMKTSLNSRIRACEIIIQSLSSDQPYHDSLNIYFGLAMVYDDMDFHKGIYESIKISGNQLIDDNSLRFDINNYYDYSVQDMEDGIREIRDDFYNYMLTYLREDFKYYRNIDSKAEPRDFEALKEDMTYKLSLGIFMDVNRMNLRILLNTIQASTELIEKIDQRLSKIER, encoded by the coding sequence ATGGCTGATGATAACCGGCCTATAAAATATGCCCGTTATGCCATTGGGGAGATCATACTTGTGGTCATCGGAATCTTGATCGCCTTGCAGATCAATACCTGGAATGCTGATAAAGAGGCAAGGAAACTGGAGTTTTTAACACTTGCAGAACTCAAAAAAAATATTGAAACAGATCTTGAATCAATGGATCTAATGAAGACTAGTTTAAATAGCCGTATTAGAGCCTGTGAAATTATCATACAAAGTTTGTCAAGCGATCAGCCCTATCATGATTCTTTGAATATTTATTTTGGATTGGCTATGGTATATGATGACATGGATTTTCATAAGGGAATTTATGAATCCATTAAAATTTCTGGCAATCAACTGATCGATGATAACAGCCTGCGCTTTGATATCAATAATTATTATGATTATTCTGTGCAGGATATGGAAGATGGTATAAGAGAAATCAGAGATGATTTCTACAATTATATGCTGACCTATCTACGGGAAGACTTTAAGTATTACAGAAATATAGATTCAAAAGCTGAACCTCGTGATTTTGAGGCTCTCAAGGAAGACATGACATACAAGCTGTCATTGGGAATATTTATGGATGTCAATAGAATGAATTTAAGAATTCTTCTCAATACAATTCAAGCCTCTACTGAATTAATTGAAAAAATAGATCAAAGATTGAGTAAAATTGAACGCTAA
- a CDS encoding heavy-metal-associated domain-containing protein, with the protein MKQFITILALLILNVTFAQDKNARATIEVDGVCGMCKKRIETAAVKTEGVKSAVWSIQTHELALIYDESKTNLESISESIAAVGHDTQAVKASDEAYQSIHGCCQYRKDEAKAGH; encoded by the coding sequence ATGAAACAGTTTATCACCATTTTAGCACTTTTAATCTTGAATGTTACTTTTGCTCAGGACAAGAATGCCAGAGCTACTATTGAAGTTGATGGCGTTTGTGGAATGTGCAAGAAGCGTATTGAAACAGCTGCCGTTAAGACCGAGGGCGTTAAATCTGCGGTTTGGAGCATCCAAACTCATGAATTGGCCCTTATTTACGATGAAAGTAAAACCAATTTAGAAAGCATTTCGGAAAGCATTGCAGCCGTCGGGCACGATACCCAGGCTGTCAAAGCTTCAGATGAAGCTTACCAATCAATTCACGGATGTTGTCAATACAGGAAGGATGAAGCAAAGGCAGGTCATTAA
- a CDS encoding HYC_CC_PP family protein has translation MQQSIAVAMALLVFFSTLSVSIGKHYCGDHLVDMAFFADAENCGMEGSERGMDVPDEGTFVTKKSCCKDVVDLYEGQDELSVEKNQVLDTDQKVFILSFAAVFSRLNLFEVQKDPPFEDYSPPTYVRDIQVLNQVFLI, from the coding sequence TTGCAACAATCGATCGCCGTAGCCATGGCGCTGCTGGTATTCTTTTCAACGCTTTCTGTGAGCATTGGAAAACATTACTGTGGAGACCATCTAGTTGATATGGCCTTTTTTGCTGATGCAGAAAATTGCGGAATGGAAGGCTCGGAAAGAGGAATGGATGTTCCAGATGAAGGCACATTCGTGACAAAAAAATCCTGTTGCAAAGATGTTGTGGATCTGTATGAAGGGCAGGATGAACTGAGTGTAGAAAAAAACCAGGTTCTCGATACAGATCAAAAAGTATTTATCCTTTCATTTGCCGCAGTATTTAGCCGATTAAACCTTTTTGAGGTTCAGAAAGACCCACCCTTTGAAGATTATTCTCCCCCCACCTACGTCAGGGATATCCAAGTCCTGAACCAGGTATTCTTAATTTGA
- a CDS encoding DUF6090 family protein, whose amino-acid sequence MADDNRPAKYARYAIGEIILVVIGILIALQINTWNEDRIERRKEQSILKSLRKTFSNNLDNLNFVLFNSMKAYDASKKMLTLIGPDASGYTNYEVDTLLSHMINYTTYDPSTGAIDNIINSGKLNILQNNELKENISNWSGMLSDAKKDIDIANNHTFNALLDYLTEKANLKNLPRPERIIERTGLNMSSTSHFPSDYNDFMRDKEFENLIDFHALNFNYLIGEYVKIKEYLEHNLKLLEVQINED is encoded by the coding sequence ATGGCAGATGACAATCGGCCCGCAAAATATGCCCGATATGCCATCGGTGAGATCATCCTGGTCGTTATTGGTATACTGATTGCACTTCAGATAAATACCTGGAATGAAGATCGAATCGAAAGGCGAAAGGAACAATCCATACTCAAGAGTCTTCGCAAAACCTTTTCCAATAATTTAGACAACCTAAATTTCGTGCTATTCAATTCAATGAAAGCTTATGATGCGAGTAAAAAAATGCTAACCTTGATAGGTCCGGATGCCTCAGGATATACCAATTATGAAGTGGATACCTTGCTGAGCCATATGATCAATTATACGACCTATGATCCTTCTACCGGGGCAATAGATAACATTATTAATTCAGGTAAACTCAACATCCTTCAAAACAATGAACTGAAAGAAAATATTTCAAACTGGTCCGGAATGCTTAGCGATGCCAAAAAGGATATTGATATAGCAAATAACCATACCTTTAATGCACTGCTTGACTATCTTACGGAAAAGGCTAACCTTAAAAATTTACCCAGGCCCGAAAGAATCATAGAAAGAACAGGGTTGAACATGTCATCCACTTCCCACTTCCCTTCTGACTACAACGATTTTATGCGGGACAAGGAGTTTGAAAATCTAATTGATTTCCATGCCTTGAATTTTAATTATCTGATAGGTGAATACGTGAAAATCAAGGAATATCTGGAGCATAACCTAAAATTGCTTGAGGTCCAAATAAACGAGGATTAA